A region of Salvia splendens isolate huo1 chromosome 17, SspV2, whole genome shotgun sequence DNA encodes the following proteins:
- the LOC121773257 gene encoding 60S acidic ribosomal protein P0-like: MAPKLSKSDKKLAYDSKLCQFIDEYTQILVVFADNVGSKQLQNIRKGLRGDSVVLMGKNTMMKRSVRIHAEKTGNQAILNLIPLLVGNVGLIFTKGDLKEVSEEVAKYKVGAPARVGLVAPIDVVVPPGNTGLDPSQTSFFQVLNIPTKINKGTVEIITPVELIKKGDKVGSSEAALLAKLGIRPFSYGLIVTSVYDNGTVFSPEVLDMTEEDLIEKFALGVSMVTSLSLAISYPTLAAAPHMFVNAYKNALAIAVETEYSFPQADKVKEFLADPSKFLVAAAPAAAGGDAPAVAAKEEVKKDEPEEESDEDMGLGLFD; this comes from the exons ATGGCGCCTAAATTGTCAAAGAGCGACAAGAAGCTTGCATACGATTCGAAACTCTGCCAGTTCATCGATGAGTACACTCAGATTCTGGTGGTGTTTGCTGACAACGTCGGTTCAAAGCAGCTCCAGAACATCAGGAAAGGTCTGAGGGGCGACTCTGTGGTTCTCATGGGAAAGAATACTATGATGAAGAGATCAGTTCGCATCCACGCTGAGAAGACCGGGAACCAGGCGATTCTTAACTTGATTCCTCTCCTTGTT GGTAACGTTGGATTGATCTTCACCAAGGGTGACTTGAAGGAAGTCAGTGAGGAGGTTGCCAAATACAAG GTTGGAGCCCCTGCTCGTGTTGGTTTGGTTGCTCCAATTGATGTTGTTGTCCCACCAGGCAACACGGGTCTCGACCCATCCCAGACTTCTTTCTTCCAG GTTCTTAACATTCCCACCAAGATTAACAAGGGTACTGTTGAAATCATCACTCCTGTTGAGCTCATCAAGAAGGGTGACAAAGTGGGTTCCTCTGAAGCTGCGTTGCTTGCCAAGCTTGGCATCCGTCCCTTCTCATATGGTCTGATAGTCACCTCTGTGTACGACAATGGAACTGTTTTCAGCCCTGAGGTGCTCGACATGACTGAGGAGGACCTCATTGAGAAGTTTGCCCTTGGTGTTTCCATGGTCACATCCCTGTCCCTGGCCATCTCTTACCCAACTCTTGCTGCTGCACCACACATGTTCGTCAATGCCTACAAGAATGCCTTGGCCATTGCGGTTGAGACTGAATATTCATTCCCTCAAGCTGACAAGGTTAAGGAATTCCTTGCTGATCCCAGCAAGTTCCTTGTAGCAGCTGCCCCTGCTGCAGCTGGTGGTGATGCTCCTGCTGTTGCTGCCAAGGAAGAGGTGAAGAAGGATGAGCCTGAAGAGGAGTCTGACGAAGACATGGGTCTTGGTCTCTTCGATTAA